Below is a window of Deltaproteobacteria bacterium DNA.
GCTCGCGGAGCTGGAGTCGGTCGCGAGCTTCGACGACATCCCGCGCCTGCGCAGCCATCTCGGCGCGTTCCTGTTCTCGGGCGACGACGTGCAGAAGAAAGTCTCGGTGCTCTCGGGCGGCGAGAAGGCGCGCCTCGCGCTCGCGAAGATGTTGCTCCGGCCGAGCAACACGCTCGTGCTCGACGAGCCGACGAATCACCTCGATGTCGAAGCGTGCGAAGTGCTGGAGAGCGCGCTCGCGGACTACAGCGGCACGCTCGTCTTCATCTCGCACGACCGCGACTTCGTGAACGCGTTGGCGACGCGCGTCGTGGAAGTGCGCGGCGGCAAGCTGCGCGAGTTCCTCGGCAACTACGACGCCTACCTCACGAAGCTGCGCGAAGACGCCGAGCGCGCAGCCGCGACCGCGGCGCCGAGCGCGACCCTGGTGAACGGAACCACGGCGCCCCCCGCGAGCGATGCGCAGCGCACACGCGAGGAGCGCAAAGCGCGCGAGCGCACGGAGCGAAAGATCGCGCGCCTCGAGGAGCAGATCGGCGAGA
It encodes the following:
- a CDS encoding ATP-binding cassette domain-containing protein, with the translated sequence MQKKVSVLSGGEKARLALAKMLLRPSNTLVLDEPTNHLDVEACEVLESALADYSGTLVFISHDRDFVNALATRVVEVRGGKLREFLGNYDAYLTKLREDAERAAATAAPSATLVNGTTAPPASDAQRTREERKARERTERKIARLEEQIGEKEAQVEELGARLGDADVYSDYERVREIEAERDALKDEVAGLYAQWEALAAELEAADAR